A window of Perognathus longimembris pacificus isolate PPM17 chromosome 6, ASM2315922v1, whole genome shotgun sequence contains these coding sequences:
- the Tmem14c gene encoding transmembrane protein 14C, which translates to MQKDTGSLVPFHYVGFGYAALVATGGIVGYVKAGSVPSLVAGLFFGGLAGLGAYQLSQDPRNVWVFLATSGTLAGIMGMRFYNSGKFMPAGLIAGASLLMVAKLGMNMLTKPHP; encoded by the exons ATGCAGAAAGACACAGGCTCTCT AGTGCCTTTCCATTATGTTGGCTTTGGCTATGCAGCACTGGTTGCGACTGGGGGCATCGTGGGCTATGTGAAAGCAG GTAGTGTGCCGTCTCTGGTTGCTGGACTCTTCTTCGGGGGCTTAGCGGGCCTGGGTGCTTACCAGTTGTCTCAGGATCCCAGGAACGTGTGGGTTTTTCTAG CTACGTCTGGGACCTTGGCTGGCATCATGGGAATGCGATTCTACAACTCAGGGAAATTTATGCCTGCTGGTTTAATCGCAGGTGCCAG TTTGCTGATGGTTGCCAAACTTGGAATGAATATGTTGACTAAACCCCATCCATAA